In Pseudodesulfovibrio sp. JC047, the following are encoded in one genomic region:
- a CDS encoding DUF3486 family protein, which produces MPRRSAVDMLPKEVKEWLDRALADGGFADYRLLADELKDRGFEISKSAVHRYGQKFEDRLASLKLVTEQSRAIVLANPDDDNAINDALMRLTQEKLFGILMEMEVDPSKINMAGITRSIAELGRASVTQKKWMAEAREQARKEAEEQMVKAVEEAAKKDGGKTSAEDVLSHIKAIYRGEA; this is translated from the coding sequence ATGCCGCGTCGCTCTGCCGTTGATATGCTCCCCAAAGAAGTCAAGGAATGGCTCGACCGTGCCTTGGCCGATGGGGGCTTTGCCGACTACCGTCTACTGGCTGATGAACTCAAGGACCGTGGATTCGAAATCTCCAAATCGGCCGTCCATCGGTATGGTCAGAAGTTTGAAGATCGCCTCGCTTCGCTCAAGCTGGTGACCGAACAGTCTCGTGCCATTGTCTTGGCCAACCCCGATGATGACAACGCCATCAATGATGCCCTCATGCGTCTGACGCAGGAGAAATTATTTGGGATACTTATGGAAATGGAAGTCGATCCGTCTAAAATCAACATGGCCGGTATTACCCGTTCAATTGCAGAATTAGGCCGTGCTTCTGTGACTCAAAAAAAATGGATGGCTGAAGCCCGTGAACAGGCTCGTAAGGAAGCCGAAGAACAAATGGTAAAAGCCGTTGAAGAAGCAGCCAAGAAAGATGGCGGTAAGACTTCTGCCGAAGATGTCCTCTCACACATTAAAGCCATCTATCGAGGTGAAGCATGA
- a CDS encoding terminase family protein has product MSGILHPFQRQWVDDKSRFKVGMFARQTGKTFSSTLEIAEDIIEHDIRKERSRWVILSRGERQAKEAMDEGLKLHLRALGTAFEHFEEDSGYRYEDGSSIKSQEVMLNNGSRVTALPANPDTARGFSANVFLDEFAFHADSRKIWSALFPVISKPGLKLRVVSTPNGKGNKFYELMTDAKLGKVWSRHNVDIYKAVELGLDRNIQELRDGVGDDDAWAQEYELKWLDEASSWLSYDLIGGVEHERAGIPANYTGGPCFVGVDIGIRGDLFVIWVFEKVGDVLWTREVIVRKRISFAEQDRLLDEVFARYHVVACRMDQTGMGEKPVEDAKRRHGQVRVQGVLFNPATKLYMASLGKEAFDDRTLRIPLGDTPLRNDLHKLRRESTPTGSPRFVAESDASGHADRAWACFLGLAAADAGQEVFAYEGVSKHAPNENHDSIERPVRVTAGFSRGII; this is encoded by the coding sequence ATGAGCGGCATTCTTCATCCGTTTCAACGTCAGTGGGTGGACGACAAGTCCCGTTTCAAGGTGGGCATGTTCGCCCGCCAAACTGGCAAGACGTTTTCCTCAACACTGGAGATTGCCGAGGACATCATTGAGCATGATATCCGTAAGGAGCGGTCACGTTGGGTCATTCTGTCACGCGGCGAACGGCAAGCAAAAGAAGCCATGGATGAGGGCTTGAAGCTGCACCTTCGCGCTTTGGGAACGGCTTTTGAGCATTTTGAGGAAGATTCGGGGTATCGCTATGAAGACGGTTCCAGCATCAAATCGCAAGAAGTCATGCTCAATAACGGTAGTCGAGTTACGGCACTGCCTGCCAACCCGGATACGGCTCGCGGGTTTTCCGCCAATGTCTTTCTGGATGAATTCGCCTTCCATGCCGATTCGCGCAAGATTTGGTCCGCACTTTTCCCCGTAATATCCAAGCCTGGCCTCAAACTGCGTGTGGTTTCCACGCCGAACGGAAAAGGGAACAAGTTCTATGAACTGATGACTGATGCCAAGCTGGGCAAAGTCTGGAGCCGCCATAACGTTGACATTTATAAGGCTGTCGAACTCGGCCTTGACCGCAATATTCAGGAACTTCGGGACGGAGTTGGTGACGACGATGCGTGGGCCCAGGAATATGAACTCAAATGGCTTGACGAAGCCTCGTCTTGGCTTTCCTACGACCTCATCGGCGGCGTTGAGCATGAACGAGCTGGCATCCCGGCCAACTATACCGGCGGTCCGTGTTTTGTCGGCGTCGACATCGGCATCCGGGGAGACCTCTTTGTCATTTGGGTATTTGAAAAAGTCGGCGATGTGCTCTGGACCCGTGAGGTCATTGTCCGCAAACGTATTTCATTTGCCGAACAGGATCGGCTTCTTGATGAAGTCTTTGCCCGATATCACGTTGTGGCCTGTCGCATGGACCAGACTGGCATGGGTGAAAAACCGGTTGAAGACGCCAAACGACGCCATGGTCAAGTGCGAGTTCAAGGAGTCCTGTTCAACCCGGCCACCAAGCTCTACATGGCCTCGCTTGGCAAAGAGGCTTTTGACGACCGGACGCTCCGTATCCCGCTTGGTGACACCCCATTAAGAAACGACCTTCATAAACTTCGTCGAGAAAGCACCCCGACCGGGTCGCCTCGCTTCGTAGCGGAATCTGACGCATCGGGGCATGCCGACCGTGCTTGGGCATGTTTTCTCGGTTTGGCCGCGGCCGATGCAGGGCAAGAAGTCTTCGCCTACGAGGGAGTCTCCAAACACGCCCCCAATGAAAATCACGACAGTATTGAACGACCCGTGCGGGTGACCGCCGGATTCAGCCGAGGTATTATCTGA
- a CDS encoding DUF935 domain-containing protein, with the protein MSKTPILYDHRNRPIVKSELRQEHAAPSLTGVRSIWDSGSIAQGLTPQRLARVLRDAAEGDAREYLLLAEEMEERDMHYASVMGTRKRAVAGIDPTVIPASDDKKDIEIADAVRALIEEPEFPGLITDLLDGLGKGYSACEIMWELSDSKWTPRKYVWRDPRFFVFDRESRQKLRLLEDGATFEGVPLPPFKFIVHMPHLKSGIPIRSGIARLAAVSWMCKAYSLADWMAFAEVFGMPLRLGRYGQDATDRDKEILKMAVANLGTDAAAILPDSMRIEFIEAAKSAGGPELFPRLAEFLDRQISKGVLGQTMTTDDGSSQAQANVHNDVRLDIKNDDGRQVGATVNRDLVKPFVDLNYGVQARYPRVKIKEEEPEDIKALADVLAKVVPLGNIGIEARAVRERLGFPNPTEGAELIGTVPTSSPAINRAINRAGTSRIDPDAELNQLAQEVMDEWEEILDPMVNPVQALADRCADFEEFQRGLSDLVLSMDDERFIQSLAAASFKACGLGDVEG; encoded by the coding sequence ATGTCCAAGACTCCCATCCTTTACGATCATCGAAACCGACCCATCGTCAAATCCGAGCTACGGCAGGAACACGCCGCACCGTCACTGACCGGCGTCCGTTCCATTTGGGACAGTGGCTCCATTGCCCAGGGATTGACCCCGCAACGCCTTGCCCGTGTCCTCCGGGACGCGGCCGAGGGTGATGCCAGAGAATATCTGTTGCTGGCCGAAGAAATGGAAGAACGGGATATGCACTATGCCTCGGTCATGGGGACACGGAAACGTGCCGTGGCCGGGATCGACCCCACGGTCATTCCCGCCAGCGACGATAAAAAGGATATCGAGATAGCGGACGCTGTCCGGGCCTTGATCGAAGAACCTGAATTTCCCGGTTTGATTACCGATCTTTTGGATGGCCTGGGCAAAGGTTATTCCGCGTGTGAAATAATGTGGGAACTGTCCGACTCCAAATGGACACCCAGGAAATACGTCTGGCGCGATCCCCGCTTTTTCGTCTTTGACCGTGAATCCAGACAAAAGCTCCGCCTTCTGGAAGATGGAGCCACATTCGAAGGGGTACCGCTCCCGCCATTCAAGTTTATCGTCCATATGCCGCACCTGAAATCGGGCATTCCAATCCGCTCCGGTATTGCTCGGCTGGCTGCGGTCAGTTGGATGTGCAAGGCGTATTCTTTGGCCGACTGGATGGCCTTTGCCGAGGTCTTTGGTATGCCGCTGCGCCTGGGCCGATATGGTCAGGACGCCACGGACAGGGATAAGGAAATACTCAAGATGGCCGTGGCGAACCTGGGTACTGATGCGGCCGCGATCCTGCCCGATTCCATGCGCATTGAATTTATTGAAGCGGCAAAGTCCGCAGGCGGCCCGGAGTTGTTCCCGCGCCTTGCCGAGTTCCTTGATCGTCAGATTTCAAAGGGCGTACTGGGTCAGACCATGACCACGGATGACGGTAGTTCTCAAGCTCAGGCCAACGTGCATAACGATGTACGGCTCGACATTAAGAACGATGATGGCCGACAGGTTGGGGCCACGGTCAACCGCGATCTGGTCAAGCCGTTTGTGGATCTCAATTATGGGGTTCAGGCTCGATACCCGCGTGTCAAGATCAAGGAAGAAGAACCCGAAGATATCAAAGCTTTGGCCGATGTGCTTGCCAAAGTGGTACCACTCGGCAATATCGGCATCGAGGCTCGGGCGGTCCGTGAAAGGCTCGGCTTTCCAAACCCGACCGAAGGGGCGGAGTTGATCGGAACCGTTCCGACTTCGTCACCGGCCATCAACCGCGCCATCAATCGGGCCGGAACAAGCCGAATCGACCCGGACGCCGAGTTGAATCAACTTGCTCAGGAGGTCATGGACGAGTGGGAAGAGATTCTCGACCCGATGGTCAATCCCGTACAGGCATTGGCTGATCGATGCGCTGATTTTGAGGAGTTTCAACGAGGCCTGAGTGATTTGGTTTTGTCCATGGATGATGAACGATTCATTCAGTCCCTTGCAGCGGCCAGCTTCAAGGCGTGTGGCTTGGGCGACGTCGAGGGCTAG
- a CDS encoding phage minor head protein: protein MAVKFVRRPPKESLEWFRAKGMKPGFDHRDVWREEHATAFTVAKATKMDILKDIRSEVDRALAEGRTFRDFAKDLKPTLQKKGWWGEKEMVDPLTGKRRTVQLGSTRRLKIIYETNMRTARSAGQWERIQRTKSGLPYLLYQLGPSREHRPEHVSFHGLLLPVDDSFWATHMTPNGWGCKCHVRQVSKAEHDRLKRNGVRAPAPEQVINPETGLPTGHRVQSSVPVRTEAPALKSREWVNKRTGEVHQVPFGTDPGWNYNPGQTGRLNKSLEFAGDKMAMAGGEASAISKKLVFETLGTWAESPKANFPIAVMSEADAARIGGGTRLVQFSPETLEKQLKRHPELAFEEYTFVQDAIDYGETIQDGARTLVYLLEEEGYVSVVKATKSGKALFMTSFRRLSSDVGKRDREIIRLRKKQK from the coding sequence ATGGCAGTAAAGTTCGTAAGGCGTCCTCCCAAGGAATCCCTGGAATGGTTTCGCGCCAAAGGCATGAAGCCGGGGTTTGATCACCGCGATGTCTGGCGCGAGGAACATGCCACCGCATTCACCGTGGCCAAGGCCACCAAGATGGATATTCTGAAAGACATCCGCTCCGAGGTGGATCGCGCTTTGGCCGAGGGACGGACCTTCCGCGACTTCGCCAAAGATTTGAAACCCACACTCCAAAAAAAAGGATGGTGGGGCGAGAAGGAAATGGTTGATCCTCTGACCGGGAAAAGGCGCACGGTGCAGCTCGGCAGTACGCGACGCCTCAAGATTATTTATGAGACCAACATGCGCACGGCCAGAAGTGCCGGGCAATGGGAGCGCATTCAACGCACCAAGTCCGGCCTGCCGTATCTCTTATATCAACTCGGTCCGTCCAGGGAACACAGGCCAGAGCATGTTTCCTTTCACGGTCTGTTGCTGCCGGTGGATGATTCCTTCTGGGCAACTCACATGACGCCCAACGGCTGGGGCTGCAAGTGCCATGTCCGGCAGGTCTCCAAGGCTGAACACGACCGGCTGAAACGCAATGGAGTTCGGGCGCCAGCGCCGGAGCAGGTCATTAACCCGGAAACCGGGCTGCCCACCGGACACAGGGTGCAATCAAGCGTTCCGGTACGAACCGAAGCCCCGGCACTCAAAAGCCGTGAATGGGTGAATAAACGAACCGGTGAAGTGCATCAGGTGCCGTTTGGCACTGATCCGGGTTGGAATTACAACCCCGGACAAACGGGACGCCTCAACAAATCCCTTGAGTTTGCCGGTGACAAGATGGCCATGGCTGGCGGCGAGGCCAGTGCCATATCCAAAAAACTCGTGTTTGAAACTCTGGGAACTTGGGCCGAATCACCAAAGGCCAATTTCCCTATCGCGGTTATGAGCGAGGCAGACGCCGCACGGATCGGAGGCGGGACGCGGCTGGTTCAGTTCTCGCCGGAAACCTTGGAAAAACAACTCAAGCGGCATCCGGAACTGGCTTTCGAGGAATACACCTTTGTCCAAGACGCGATTGATTATGGCGAGACGATTCAGGACGGCGCACGGACTTTGGTCTATCTGCTTGAAGAAGAGGGCTATGTCTCGGTGGTCAAGGCCACCAAGTCCGGTAAGGCCCTGTTCATGACATCCTTCCGGCGCTTGTCGTCTGACGTGGGCAAGCGGGATCGGGAGATTATCCGCCTGCGTAAAAAGCAAAAGTAA
- a CDS encoding phage protease, whose amino-acid sequence MKHLLLALNVELSAVVPEWVELIPAGPVVKGRDDREWKFGDYEMFHVLNRFEFFDLDVVIDREHATELKGVAGEEAPAAGWIKELEDRNGALWGRVEWTPRARTQIENREYRYLSPVFSYTKEGRAIRVLESAGLTNKPNLRLTALNRQAANMEEDTMKKALCRLLGLPETASDQEIQNAVSKLKGDLDTATNRAMPEELLSILGLEKDAGTDKIVAQVKTMIGDDKAMNNIQGLGASLDLTKYVLRSDYDLAINRAETAESEVKEQREADLEGKIGTAVNSAIKNGKIAPASKDFYVSMCRKEGGLDEFQKFADSAPQVIEDPKLPNEPESGNGSLSDDQKAMCRNLGISEEDFVKSLKEDK is encoded by the coding sequence ATGAAACATCTTCTCTTAGCCCTCAATGTCGAGCTGTCCGCCGTTGTTCCCGAATGGGTCGAACTGATTCCAGCTGGCCCCGTGGTCAAGGGACGCGATGACCGTGAATGGAAATTCGGTGACTACGAAATGTTCCATGTCCTGAATCGGTTTGAGTTCTTTGATCTGGATGTGGTCATTGATCGTGAGCACGCCACAGAACTCAAAGGGGTGGCTGGCGAGGAAGCGCCCGCTGCCGGTTGGATCAAGGAGCTGGAAGATCGAAACGGCGCTTTATGGGGGCGGGTGGAATGGACGCCTCGCGCCCGTACCCAGATCGAAAACCGTGAGTACCGCTACCTCTCTCCCGTTTTTTCCTACACCAAGGAAGGCCGCGCGATCCGTGTCCTGGAATCCGCAGGTCTGACCAATAAACCCAACCTTCGCCTGACCGCGTTGAATCGGCAGGCGGCAAACATGGAGGAAGACACCATGAAAAAGGCATTGTGCCGTCTGCTCGGATTGCCGGAAACGGCATCCGATCAGGAGATTCAAAACGCTGTTTCCAAACTCAAGGGAGATTTGGATACGGCAACCAACCGGGCCATGCCCGAAGAATTGCTTTCCATCCTTGGCCTCGAAAAGGATGCCGGTACCGACAAGATCGTAGCCCAGGTCAAGACGATGATTGGCGACGACAAGGCCATGAACAACATTCAGGGCCTCGGTGCCAGCCTCGACCTGACCAAGTACGTGCTCCGATCGGATTACGATCTGGCTATCAACCGCGCTGAAACGGCCGAGTCCGAGGTCAAGGAACAACGCGAGGCCGACCTCGAAGGAAAGATTGGGACCGCCGTCAATTCGGCCATCAAAAACGGGAAAATTGCCCCGGCCAGCAAGGACTTCTACGTGTCCATGTGCCGCAAAGAAGGTGGCCTGGATGAATTCCAGAAATTTGCCGATTCCGCGCCCCAGGTCATCGAAGACCCCAAGCTGCCCAATGAACCTGAATCCGGCAACGGTTCTCTGTCCGATGACCAGAAAGCCATGTGCCGCAACCTTGGCATTTCCGAAGAGGATTTCGTCAAGTCCCTCAAGGAGGACAAGTAA
- a CDS encoding Mu-like prophage major head subunit gpT family protein, translated as MIINHGTLNALFTGFKTIFNKAFEGTPSDWEKLAMIVPSSTSQEVYAWLGATTGFREWLGDRVIQALKSHKFTIVNRTFENTVGVPREAIEDDQLGVYNPMVANLGYDTQTFPDLLIFGLLKDGFTGLCYDGQPFFDADHPVYDPETKKEVSVSNVQAGSEAPWFLLDVSRPVKPIIFQQRRKFDFVSMTDKKDRNVFMQKEYVYGVDGRCEAGYGLWQMAHGSKAPLNTTNYKAARAALMSMKGDNGNPLGIRPTLLVCGPGNEGNGLEVLKAERDANGATNVYRDTAELLVTPWLA; from the coding sequence ATGATTATTAATCATGGGACTCTGAATGCCCTGTTCACGGGCTTCAAGACCATATTTAACAAGGCATTCGAAGGGACGCCCAGCGATTGGGAAAAATTGGCCATGATCGTGCCGTCCTCCACTTCTCAGGAAGTCTATGCATGGCTCGGTGCCACGACCGGCTTTCGCGAATGGCTCGGCGACCGCGTCATTCAGGCGCTCAAAAGCCACAAATTCACCATCGTCAACCGGACCTTTGAAAACACCGTTGGCGTTCCCAGGGAGGCCATCGAGGATGATCAGTTGGGCGTTTACAACCCGATGGTTGCCAACCTTGGCTATGACACTCAGACCTTTCCCGATTTGCTGATCTTCGGTCTGCTCAAGGACGGATTCACCGGCCTTTGCTATGACGGCCAGCCCTTCTTTGATGCCGATCACCCCGTCTACGATCCCGAAACAAAAAAAGAAGTCAGCGTATCCAACGTGCAAGCCGGTTCTGAAGCTCCGTGGTTCCTGTTGGATGTTTCCCGGCCCGTAAAACCGATCATCTTCCAACAGCGCCGTAAGTTCGATTTCGTCTCCATGACTGACAAGAAAGACCGCAACGTCTTCATGCAGAAGGAATATGTCTACGGCGTGGATGGCAGATGCGAGGCCGGTTATGGCCTGTGGCAGATGGCCCATGGCTCCAAGGCCCCGCTGAACACGACCAACTACAAGGCCGCTCGTGCCGCGCTCATGTCCATGAAGGGCGACAATGGCAACCCGCTGGGCATTCGTCCCACGCTGTTGGTCTGCGGCCCCGGTAACGAAGGAAACGGCCTGGAAGTTCTCAAAGCCGAACGTGATGCCAACGGTGCAACCAATGTCTACCGCGACACCGCCGAGCTGCTGGTCACTCCGTGGCTCGCTTAA
- a CDS encoding HI1506-related protein, with protein sequence MKFIEITSKREGFRRCNVRHSTTTSRHEHDRFTPDELKTLKSDPQLIVVEVEEKIAKSKVETTKGPLFEAPPMATKPENAGELTEAIVKAISELDETADYTIAGTPRVAALEEKLGYGVTGEEVTTAFEQYKKKDND encoded by the coding sequence ATGAAGTTCATTGAGATTACCTCCAAGCGTGAAGGTTTCCGCCGGTGCAACGTGCGCCACTCTACTACGACCTCCCGGCATGAGCACGACAGATTCACTCCCGACGAGTTGAAGACGCTTAAAAGCGACCCCCAGCTCATTGTCGTGGAGGTCGAGGAAAAAATAGCCAAGTCCAAAGTCGAAACCACGAAGGGCCCGCTTTTCGAAGCACCACCCATGGCAACCAAGCCGGAAAACGCTGGCGAGCTGACCGAGGCCATTGTCAAGGCCATCAGCGAGCTTGACGAGACAGCCGACTACACCATCGCTGGTACGCCCCGCGTGGCCGCTCTGGAAGAGAAGCTCGGTTACGGCGTCACCGGCGAAGAAGTGACCACCGCCTTTGAGCAGTATAAAAAGAAGGACAACGATTGA
- a CDS encoding DUF1320 domain-containing protein — MAYATTQDIIDRYGEDQLLILADRDGDGIADEQVTGRAIADADSEIDLHLFKLYDLPLAAVPSVLVQVAVDIAIYRMCNSDALVTEEIRRRYEDARSILRRIAKGEVQLGLPELEKSSGAASSPAIVNGPPRVFSRKPGGGLP, encoded by the coding sequence ATGGCCTACGCCACCACTCAAGACATCATAGACCGGTACGGCGAGGATCAACTTTTGATCCTTGCCGACCGGGACGGTGACGGCATTGCCGATGAACAGGTAACGGGCCGGGCCATTGCGGACGCTGATTCCGAAATCGATCTGCACCTGTTTAAGCTCTATGACTTGCCGTTGGCGGCCGTCCCGTCCGTCTTGGTTCAGGTCGCCGTGGATATCGCCATTTATAGAATGTGCAACTCCGACGCCCTGGTCACCGAAGAAATTCGTCGCCGCTATGAGGATGCCCGGTCGATCCTGCGTCGGATTGCCAAGGGCGAAGTACAGCTCGGATTGCCCGAACTCGAAAAATCCTCTGGCGCGGCGTCTTCCCCGGCCATCGTCAACGGGCCGCCCCGTGTGTTTAGCCGCAAGCCCGGCGGTGGATTGCCATGA
- a CDS encoding phage virion morphogenesis protein gives MSMDIQVSMDSLHRLADRIAQLGDMDTRPLMDELGAAVVSQTQRRIDSEKTGPDGAPWDPWSESYAKTRHEGHSLLIASGDLSDSLEHILGISGDHAEVGSNLVYAAAQQYGLDMSVIGTHRRIQIPARPYLGISTENEEDLVALVDDFVDRKLREM, from the coding sequence ATGAGCATGGATATTCAGGTTTCAATGGACAGCCTGCACCGACTGGCTGACCGGATTGCCCAACTCGGCGATATGGACACCCGCCCGCTCATGGACGAGCTGGGCGCGGCCGTCGTCTCCCAGACGCAGCGTCGAATTGATTCTGAAAAAACAGGCCCGGACGGCGCGCCCTGGGACCCGTGGTCCGAGAGCTATGCCAAGACCCGTCATGAGGGGCATAGTCTGCTCATCGCCTCTGGAGACCTATCCGATTCCTTGGAGCATATCCTCGGAATATCCGGTGATCACGCTGAAGTCGGGTCCAATTTGGTCTATGCCGCTGCCCAGCAGTACGGCCTGGACATGAGCGTGATTGGCACCCATCGCCGGATACAAATTCCGGCGCGGCCTTACCTCGGTATTTCTACCGAAAATGAAGAAGACCTGGTTGCCCTGGTCGATGACTTTGTCGATCGTAAACTGCGGGAGATGTGA
- a CDS encoding DUF2635 domain-containing protein: MAQKILYLKPTKGRVVRNPRDNKALPEHGKAVPAVSYWTRRLRDGDVETTTAQAVKKAEDALAKTAKEE, encoded by the coding sequence GTGGCCCAGAAGATACTTTACCTGAAACCGACGAAGGGGCGTGTCGTGCGTAATCCGCGCGACAACAAAGCTTTGCCCGAACACGGCAAGGCCGTTCCTGCCGTCAGTTATTGGACCCGCCGATTACGCGACGGCGATGTGGAAACGACCACGGCCCAGGCCGTGAAGAAGGCCGAAGACGCGTTGGCCAAAACTGCCAAGGAGGAATAG
- a CDS encoding phage tail sheath subtilisin-like domain-containing protein — MPVSFNQIPENLRVPLVYIEFDNSRAVKGTPAVEYKMLVLGQMLPSGSAEEATPVRVLSADHAIDLFGRGSMLAAMFTATKKADRFMETWCIPLKDDAAGVAATGTIDFTGAATGTGVLNCYIAGRKVRASVPALATSAEAATALVDAINADLDLPVTATVATGTVTLTARNKGECGNDIDIRFNYYTGEVYPAGLSVAVTAMTNGAANPDITDAIAGFGDEWWNGIVSPWTDGSNMVALEAELLDRWGPTNMKDGIAYTAIRGTHSESATWGDARNGHLGTTMPTGASPTPPWIWAAVYGVVASGSLSIDPARPLQTLVLPGIMPPTQGERWTMEERNLLLYDGLSTFTVDSGGLVRIERAITTYQKNAYGLPDPSYLDVTTPATLSYIRYATRARITQKFPRHKLADDGTRLGPGQAIVTPSIIRAELLALFRELETKGLVENFDQYKKGLLVERDADDRNRVNVLSPPDLINQLRIFAEQIQFIL; from the coding sequence ATGCCTGTCAGCTTCAACCAAATCCCGGAGAATCTTCGGGTGCCGCTGGTTTATATCGAATTCGACAACTCCCGTGCAGTCAAAGGCACTCCGGCCGTCGAGTACAAAATGCTTGTGCTCGGTCAGATGCTTCCTTCCGGCTCCGCTGAAGAGGCCACACCCGTTCGCGTCCTGAGTGCGGACCATGCCATTGACCTCTTTGGCCGGGGTTCCATGCTGGCGGCCATGTTCACGGCCACCAAGAAAGCGGATCGTTTCATGGAAACATGGTGCATCCCGCTCAAGGATGATGCCGCCGGAGTCGCCGCGACCGGCACCATTGATTTTACGGGGGCCGCCACCGGTACCGGCGTTCTCAATTGTTATATCGCCGGTCGAAAGGTCCGGGCGTCCGTCCCGGCGCTGGCCACATCCGCGGAAGCCGCCACGGCTTTGGTCGATGCCATCAACGCCGATCTTGACCTTCCTGTCACGGCCACGGTCGCGACAGGAACCGTGACGTTGACCGCACGGAACAAGGGCGAATGCGGCAATGATATCGACATCCGTTTCAACTACTACACGGGCGAAGTTTATCCCGCCGGGTTGAGCGTTGCCGTCACAGCCATGACCAACGGCGCGGCCAACCCCGATATCACCGACGCCATTGCCGGGTTCGGCGACGAGTGGTGGAACGGTATTGTTTCTCCCTGGACTGACGGCAGCAACATGGTGGCTTTGGAAGCCGAGTTGCTGGACCGCTGGGGACCGACAAACATGAAAGACGGCATCGCCTACACCGCCATTCGCGGCACCCATTCGGAATCCGCGACCTGGGGCGATGCTCGTAATGGTCATCTGGGAACCACGATGCCCACCGGTGCGTCTCCCACGCCGCCGTGGATATGGGCCGCCGTTTATGGCGTTGTCGCGTCCGGCTCCCTGTCCATTGATCCGGCCCGGCCGCTCCAGACGCTGGTCTTGCCGGGCATCATGCCCCCGACCCAGGGCGAGCGCTGGACCATGGAAGAACGCAACCTCCTGCTATATGATGGCCTGTCCACCTTTACCGTCGACTCCGGCGGTCTTGTCCGCATCGAGCGCGCCATTACGACATATCAAAAGAATGCCTATGGCCTGCCCGATCCGAGCTATCTGGATGTCACCACACCGGCCACGCTCAGTTATATCCGGTACGCGACCCGCGCACGAATCACGCAGAAGTTCCCGCGCCACAAGCTGGCCGATGACGGAACCCGCTTGGGTCCCGGTCAGGCGATTGTCACCCCGTCCATTATTCGGGCCGAGCTGCTTGCTCTGTTCCGCGAGCTCGAGACAAAGGGATTGGTGGAGAATTTCGACCAGTACAAAAAGGGGCTACTCGTGGAACGTGACGCTGACGACCGCAACCGTGTCAACGTTCTGAGTCCGCCCGATCTTATCAACCAGCTCCGCATTTTTGCCGAGCAGATCCAGTTCATTCTGTAG
- a CDS encoding phage tail tube protein — protein sequence MSNNPNQITGKAIIRFDGREYKTADDASLQPGGVKREPVKGAGKVHGFTESTVEPEMECTIYHTKETSLAEIQAIDNATVIFETDSGARWVLTGAFVLDALKLKTKGGECPIKMSAITCEED from the coding sequence ATGTCCAACAATCCCAACCAGATTACCGGCAAGGCGATTATTCGCTTTGACGGGCGCGAGTACAAAACGGCCGATGATGCGTCTCTGCAACCCGGCGGCGTTAAACGCGAGCCGGTCAAGGGGGCTGGCAAGGTCCATGGTTTCACCGAATCCACGGTCGAGCCGGAAATGGAATGCACCATCTATCACACCAAGGAAACATCCCTGGCCGAAATTCAGGCCATCGACAACGCCACCGTGATCTTTGAAACGGACTCCGGCGCACGCTGGGTCCTGACCGGTGCATTCGTGCTTGATGCCCTGAAGCTCAAAACCAAAGGCGGCGAATGCCCCATCAAAATGTCCGCCATTACCTGCGAGGAGGATTAA
- a CDS encoding phage tail assembly protein, translating to MPLTETISLTTPVTIGKDDCHEIVLREATGGDVIEAQEESEKLVMTADGPQLVASPTLVGMGVLRRQVVKIGNVDGPVDLVTLKRLSVYDLNQVQLKADAMDAATEAEALKARTAMRGRTGEQDG from the coding sequence ATGCCACTCACTGAAACCATATCTTTGACAACGCCTGTCACGATCGGCAAAGACGACTGTCACGAAATCGTGTTGCGTGAAGCCACGGGCGGAGATGTCATCGAAGCCCAGGAAGAATCCGAAAAACTGGTCATGACCGCTGACGGCCCCCAACTCGTTGCCAGCCCCACGCTGGTCGGCATGGGAGTGTTACGCCGTCAGGTTGTCAAAATTGGTAACGTGGATGGCCCCGTTGATTTGGTCACGCTCAAGCGCCTGTCGGTCTATGACTTGAATCAGGTGCAACTCAAGGCCGACGCCATGGATGCGGCCACGGAAGCCGAAGCCCTGAAAGCTCGGACGGCGATGCGGGGGCGAACTGGCGAGCAGGACGGCTGA